A stretch of the Clostridiales bacterium genome encodes the following:
- a CDS encoding radical SAM protein yields the protein MHFVDAKGILTGGKGRYGMNIYRGCSHGCIYCDSRSRCYQFTHAFEDIEVKRNAPELLEQALRSKREKCMIGTGSMSDPYMHCEEKLGLTRQCLEIICRYGFGAAVQTKSDRILRDIDLLEEINRKAKCVVQVTLTTWDDQLCGILEPNVCNTRRRVEVLEEMRKRGIPTVVWLTPILPFINDTEENVRAILEACAQVQVKGIICFDMGLTLREGDREYYYAALDRHFPGLKEKYIRTYGNAYELPSPDSAKLMNLFRSFCREHGILYRPDDCFSYMQEFPEKYQQISFL from the coding sequence ATGCATTTTGTGGATGCGAAGGGAATCCTGACCGGCGGAAAGGGCCGCTACGGGATGAATATCTACCGCGGGTGCTCCCACGGGTGTATTTACTGTGACAGCCGCAGCCGGTGCTACCAGTTTACCCACGCGTTTGAGGATATCGAGGTAAAGCGGAACGCGCCGGAACTGCTGGAGCAGGCCCTGCGCTCCAAACGGGAAAAGTGCATGATCGGAACAGGATCCATGTCGGATCCGTACATGCACTGCGAGGAAAAGCTCGGCCTGACGCGGCAATGCCTGGAGATTATCTGCCGATACGGGTTCGGCGCAGCGGTGCAGACCAAATCCGACCGGATCCTGCGGGATATCGATCTCCTGGAGGAGATCAACCGGAAAGCCAAATGCGTGGTCCAGGTCACACTGACCACCTGGGACGATCAGCTGTGCGGGATCCTGGAACCGAATGTGTGCAATACCCGGCGGCGCGTGGAAGTGCTGGAGGAGATGCGGAAACGCGGGATTCCCACGGTTGTGTGGCTCACACCCATCCTTCCGTTCATCAACGACACGGAGGAAAACGTCCGGGCCATCCTGGAGGCCTGCGCGCAGGTACAGGTGAAAGGAATCATCTGCTTCGACATGGGGCTGACCCTTCGGGAAGGGGACCGGGAATACTATTACGCGGCGCTGGACCGGCACTTCCCCGGACTGAAGGAGAAGTATATCCGCACCTACGGGAATGCCTATGAGCTTCCCAGCCCGGACAGCGCAAAGCTGATGAACCTGTTCCGGTCCTTCTGCCGGGAGCACGGCATCCTGTACCGGCCGGATGACTGCTTCAGCTATATGCAGGAGTTTCCGGAAAAGTATCAGCAGATCTCATTTCTGTAA
- a CDS encoding diguanylate cyclase: MKQESKKWPITVEDHQEQGRIHAEKQSAVNAALKFPTGSAFDEDLGEILASDAEANGEVVAIALIDCDKFDHINKDFSREAGDNVLISAGGYIRDNLPEGAKVYRIGGDEFGIIFRGTMEREEIFLFLNDLKNNYSVATPDGVRQTVTIGMATAFEDASRCAELVRKADGALFRAKVAGGNKVAMAKEEKMVPKTSHFTQDQLQRLAKLAKREGVGEAILLREAVDLLLKKYDI; this comes from the coding sequence ATGAAGCAGGAAAGCAAAAAGTGGCCGATCACAGTGGAGGACCACCAGGAACAGGGACGGATTCACGCGGAGAAGCAGAGCGCAGTCAATGCCGCGCTGAAGTTCCCCACGGGCAGCGCATTCGACGAGGACCTGGGAGAAATCCTGGCGTCCGATGCCGAGGCAAACGGCGAGGTGGTGGCCATCGCGCTGATCGACTGCGACAAGTTCGACCATATCAATAAGGATTTCAGCCGGGAAGCGGGAGACAATGTGCTGATCAGCGCCGGCGGATATATCCGGGATAACCTGCCGGAAGGCGCAAAGGTTTATCGGATCGGCGGGGATGAATTCGGCATCATTTTCCGCGGAACAATGGAGCGGGAGGAAATCTTCCTGTTCCTGAACGACCTGAAGAACAACTACAGCGTTGCCACGCCGGACGGCGTGCGGCAGACGGTCACCATCGGCATGGCAACCGCTTTTGAGGATGCCAGCCGCTGCGCGGAGCTGGTCCGGAAGGCGGACGGTGCGCTGTTCCGGGCCAAGGTGGCCGGCGGAAACAAGGTGGCCATGGCGAAGGAGGAGAAGATGGTTCCCAAGACCAGCCACTTCACCCAGGACCAGCTGCAGCGCCTGGCCAAGCTGGCGAAGCGGGAAGGCGTGGGGGAGGCGATCCTCCTGCGGGAAGCGGTGGATCTTCTGCTGAAGAAATATGACATCTGA
- a CDS encoding helix-turn-helix domain-containing protein, with amino-acid sequence MFSENLIHLRKARRLTQEAVAEKVGVTRQAVAKWEAGDSMPDLETGQKLAQLFDVSLDMLVSFESETNMNLYTPPKGKHLFGIVSVGDKGQIIIPARARKIFDISPGDQLVVLGDEGQGLAIMKASGFMNLANAIRQQMTAKPDDE; translated from the coding sequence ATGTTCAGTGAAAACCTGATCCATCTCCGGAAAGCCCGCCGCCTGACCCAGGAAGCAGTCGCCGAAAAGGTCGGCGTCACCCGCCAGGCCGTTGCCAAGTGGGAAGCCGGCGATTCCATGCCCGACCTGGAAACAGGACAAAAGCTGGCGCAGCTTTTCGACGTTTCCCTCGATATGCTGGTCAGCTTTGAATCCGAAACCAATATGAACCTTTACACACCGCCCAAGGGGAAGCACCTGTTCGGGATTGTTTCCGTCGGTGACAAGGGACAAATTATCATCCCGGCCCGGGCCCGGAAGATCTTTGACATCTCCCCCGGCGACCAGCTTGTCGTCCTGGGGGACGAAGGCCAGGGCCTGGCCATCATGAAAGCCAGCGGCTTTATGAATCTCGCCAATGCCATCCGGCAGCAGATGACCGCAAAACCGGACGATGAATAA
- a CDS encoding AAA family ATPase: MFGLKTTYDQSVYPYGILPKVGLNEILFRPVTILYGGNGSGKSTALNVIAEKLRLTRNSAYNRSRFFENFVDRCSVTLEEAVPKNSRIITSDDVFDMMLDIRTINEGIDRKRSDLSDEYFSLKHEKFQLKSLDDLEHLQKINQARSKTLSRFVAKESGDSIRERSNGENALIFFQGKIEMDTLCLLDEPENSLSPENQMILADFLMDSVRYCGNQLVISTHSPFLLAFPGAKIINLDDHSRVADSWTQLKNPRVYYEFFKKHADEFEQEQ, encoded by the coding sequence ATGTTCGGGCTGAAAACCACTTATGACCAGTCCGTTTATCCGTACGGCATCCTGCCGAAAGTCGGATTGAATGAAATCCTTTTCCGGCCGGTAACCATCCTCTACGGCGGGAACGGAAGCGGAAAAAGCACCGCCCTGAATGTGATTGCCGAAAAGCTGCGCCTTACGCGGAACAGCGCGTATAACCGCTCCCGCTTCTTTGAGAATTTTGTGGACCGTTGCTCGGTAACGCTGGAGGAAGCGGTTCCGAAAAACAGCCGCATCATTACCAGCGATGACGTTTTCGATATGATGCTGGATATCCGTACCATCAATGAGGGCATCGACCGGAAACGCTCAGATCTTTCAGATGAATATTTCAGCCTGAAGCATGAGAAGTTTCAGCTCAAATCACTGGACGACCTGGAACACCTGCAGAAGATCAACCAGGCAAGGAGCAAAACCCTGAGCCGGTTTGTGGCCAAAGAATCCGGGGACAGCATCCGGGAACGGTCCAACGGGGAAAACGCGCTGATATTCTTCCAGGGCAAGATTGAAATGGATACCCTCTGCCTGCTGGACGAACCGGAGAACAGCCTGAGCCCGGAGAACCAGATGATCCTCGCGGATTTCCTGATGGATTCCGTGCGGTACTGCGGCAACCAGCTGGTCATCAGCACCCATTCCCCGTTCCTGCTGGCGTTCCCGGGGGCGAAAATCATCAACCTGGATGATCATTCCCGGGTGGCGGACAGCTGGACGCAGCTGAAGAACCCGCGGGTTTACTATGAGTTTTTCAAAAAGCACGCAGATGAGTTTGAACAGGAGCAGTAA
- a CDS encoding DUF4298 domain-containing protein yields MEEAREAFESVRGDLAELEKYYTGPEWKEDFEADEAGLLPPGLKRGVLSEDGISDVLDTFRELRTRRVRTSAKALVIKEGRMLAIKLRDADGVFYIMPGGGQHAGELLPDAVEREVAEEAGIRVKAGDAVLVIEGAEGEPDHRVDIVFRCEYIGPCDAEAQYDWNQIGTEWLPLDTLNRAPLYPSKLRRAIMNLAQGKGNPVYLGNENAGDPEITD; encoded by the coding sequence ATGGAGGAGGCGCGGGAAGCCTTTGAAAGCGTCCGGGGAGACCTGGCGGAGCTGGAAAAGTATTATACCGGCCCGGAATGGAAAGAAGACTTTGAAGCCGATGAAGCAGGACTGCTGCCTCCCGGCCTGAAGCGCGGTGTACTGTCGGAGGACGGGATCAGCGATGTGCTGGACACCTTCCGGGAATTGCGGACCCGGCGGGTGCGGACGTCGGCCAAGGCGCTGGTGATCAAAGAAGGGCGGATGCTGGCCATTAAACTGCGGGACGCGGACGGCGTGTTCTATATCATGCCCGGCGGCGGACAGCACGCGGGCGAGCTGCTGCCGGACGCGGTGGAACGGGAGGTCGCGGAAGAGGCGGGCATCCGGGTGAAGGCCGGGGACGCCGTGCTGGTGATTGAAGGCGCGGAGGGTGAACCGGACCACCGGGTGGACATCGTCTTCCGGTGTGAGTATATCGGGCCGTGCGACGCTGAAGCCCAGTATGACTGGAACCAGATCGGCACCGAATGGCTGCCGCTGGATACGCTGAACCGGGCGCCCCTGTATCCCTCAAAGCTGAGAAGGGCGATCATGAATCTGGCGCAGGGGAAGGGAAACCCGGTTTATCTCGGCAATGAGAATGCCGGCGATCCGGAAATAACGGACTGA
- a CDS encoding ABC transporter ATP-binding protein, whose translation MNMIEARNLTKQYGPKTAVNSLSLSIGKGELFSLLGVNGAGKTTTIRMLTCLSAPTSGEAFVGGFSCTGESAKIKPMIGISTQDTAVAERLTVRENLEFMARIYGFGQEKTAERVTRTVADFHLEEVLDQRAGTLSGGWKRKLSIAMALIGEPSVLFLDEPTLGLDVLARRDLWRVIESLKGSLTIVLTTHYMEEAEHLSDRLGIMISGRIAACGTLPEILEMTGKTTLEDAFVAIAEGEVTEE comes from the coding sequence GTGAACATGATTGAAGCGAGAAACCTGACCAAGCAGTACGGCCCGAAAACCGCCGTCAACAGCCTTTCCCTGAGTATCGGGAAGGGCGAGCTGTTCTCCCTGCTGGGCGTCAACGGCGCCGGCAAAACCACCACCATCCGGATGCTGACCTGCCTGTCCGCGCCGACCTCCGGCGAAGCGTTTGTCGGCGGCTTCAGCTGCACCGGGGAAAGTGCGAAGATCAAGCCCATGATCGGCATCTCCACGCAGGACACCGCCGTGGCGGAGCGCCTGACCGTGCGGGAGAACCTGGAATTCATGGCCCGGATTTACGGCTTCGGTCAGGAAAAAACCGCCGAACGGGTGACCCGGACCGTGGCCGATTTCCACCTGGAGGAAGTGCTGGACCAGCGGGCCGGCACGCTGTCCGGCGGCTGGAAGCGGAAGCTTTCCATCGCCATGGCGCTGATCGGCGAGCCCTCCGTCCTTTTCCTGGATGAACCGACCCTGGGCCTGGACGTGCTCGCCCGGCGGGATCTGTGGCGCGTGATCGAATCCCTGAAGGGTTCCCTCACGATTGTGCTCACCACCCACTACATGGAAGAGGCGGAACACCTGTCCGACCGGCTCGGCATCATGATCTCCGGCCGGATCGCCGCCTGCGGAACGCTGCCGGAAATTCTGGAGATGACCGGTAAAACCACCCTGGAAGACGCCTTTGTGGCCATCGCGGAAGGAGAGGTGACCGAAGAATGA
- a CDS encoding ABC transporter permease translates to MNRILAYSDRNRKELLRDPLSYVFCLAFPLVMLVVMTLVDTSIPRESGMTVFHIQNLCAGIAVFGQLFVMLFTTLTVSKDRAGSFLVRLYATPMTSTDFIIGYMLPMLVICVLQSILIYVVSFVISFFTPDRLNPLGLIASIPVLVPSAAMFIGFGMLFGSLFNDKAAPGVSSIIISLGSFLGGIWFDADATGGTMLDICKALPFYYCTRSARAAVRLDFSASACWIPLLIVTGCAILLIVLSSLAFRSRMKADLA, encoded by the coding sequence ATGAACCGCATCCTTGCTTACTCGGACCGGAACCGGAAGGAGCTTCTCCGGGATCCCCTCAGCTATGTCTTCTGCCTGGCCTTCCCGCTGGTGATGCTCGTGGTGATGACGCTGGTGGATACCAGCATCCCGCGGGAATCCGGCATGACCGTATTCCATATCCAGAACCTGTGCGCGGGCATTGCGGTGTTCGGCCAGCTGTTCGTCATGCTGTTCACCACGCTGACCGTGTCCAAGGACCGCGCCGGCTCCTTCCTGGTCCGGCTGTATGCCACGCCGATGACCTCCACGGATTTCATTATCGGATACATGCTGCCCATGCTGGTGATCTGCGTCCTGCAGAGCATCCTGATCTACGTGGTATCCTTTGTGATTTCGTTCTTCACCCCGGACCGCCTGAACCCGCTCGGACTGATCGCGTCCATCCCGGTGCTCGTTCCCTCCGCGGCGATGTTCATCGGCTTCGGCATGCTGTTCGGTTCCCTGTTCAACGACAAGGCCGCGCCCGGCGTCAGCTCCATCATCATTTCCCTGGGTTCCTTCCTGGGCGGCATCTGGTTTGACGCGGACGCCACCGGCGGCACAATGCTGGATATCTGCAAAGCGCTGCCCTTCTACTACTGCACGCGCAGCGCCCGCGCTGCGGTCCGGCTGGATTTTTCTGCCTCCGCGTGCTGGATTCCGCTGCTGATTGTCACCGGATGTGCTATACTTCTGATTGTGCTTTCTTCCCTGGCCTTCCGTTCCCGGATGAAGGCCGACCTCGCATAA
- a CDS encoding esterase, protein MAYLRIEYYSQALHRTTAFEMLVPNDPREGMPEPSQPMKTLFLLHGYTGKAGNWVPEDLPVKYNFAIVMPNAENSFYLDGLSSGHAFQTMVGVELVDYVRKTFGLAERPEDTYIAGLSMGGFGALHTGLAYPDRFGKIGALSSALIVHEVATMKPGQGNAVANYEYYRECFGDPATAAERDCNPELLARKLKADGKTIPGIYMACGTEDFLIENNRAFHRFLVNEEIPHEYHEGKGIHDMVFWTEHIRNAVEWMFDS, encoded by the coding sequence ATGGCATATCTTCGGATTGAATACTATTCCCAGGCACTGCACCGGACAACCGCGTTTGAGATGCTGGTTCCCAATGACCCGCGGGAGGGAATGCCGGAACCTTCACAGCCGATGAAAACCCTGTTCCTGCTGCACGGGTATACGGGAAAGGCGGGCAACTGGGTGCCGGAAGACCTACCGGTGAAATACAATTTCGCGATCGTGATGCCGAACGCGGAGAACTCCTTCTACCTGGACGGGCTCTCCTCCGGCCACGCGTTCCAGACAATGGTGGGCGTTGAGCTGGTGGACTATGTCCGGAAGACGTTCGGCCTGGCGGAACGGCCGGAGGATACCTATATCGCGGGCCTTTCCATGGGCGGCTTCGGCGCACTGCATACCGGCCTGGCGTATCCGGACCGGTTCGGTAAAATCGGAGCCCTTTCCTCAGCGCTGATTGTGCATGAGGTGGCCACGATGAAGCCCGGGCAGGGCAACGCTGTCGCGAATTATGAATACTACCGCGAGTGCTTCGGCGATCCGGCCACCGCGGCGGAACGGGACTGCAACCCCGAACTGCTGGCCCGGAAGCTGAAGGCGGATGGGAAAACGATTCCCGGGATCTATATGGCCTGCGGAACGGAGGACTTCCTGATCGAGAACAACCGGGCATTCCACCGGTTCCTCGTGAATGAAGAAATCCCCCATGAATATCATGAGGGAAAGGGAATCCACGATATGGTGTTCTGGACGGAACACATCCGGAACGCGGTGGAATGGATGTTCGATTCCTGA
- a CDS encoding acyl-CoA thioesterase, which yields MTKKTTTVQIVMPQHCNGYAIPRLFGGQIMAWIDVIGAVAARRYTHAAVTTVCIDNLTFLKPAHLNDTVVQEACVTWTGRTSLEVRVDSLVERLDGSRELINRAYLVFVAIDENEKPIPVPPFVPETLEEKKEYAAAEIRRKNRLNNG from the coding sequence ATGACGAAAAAGACAACCACAGTCCAGATTGTGATGCCCCAGCATTGCAACGGATATGCCATTCCCCGGCTTTTCGGCGGCCAGATCATGGCATGGATTGACGTAATCGGCGCCGTGGCGGCCCGGCGGTATACCCATGCCGCGGTTACCACCGTGTGCATCGACAACCTGACGTTCCTCAAACCTGCCCACCTGAACGATACGGTGGTGCAGGAAGCCTGCGTGACCTGGACCGGGCGCACGTCCCTGGAGGTCCGGGTGGACAGCCTGGTGGAGAGGCTGGACGGATCGCGGGAGCTGATCAACCGCGCCTACCTGGTGTTCGTCGCGATTGATGAAAATGAGAAACCGATCCCGGTGCCTCCCTTTGTCCCGGAAACCCTGGAGGAAAAGAAAGAATACGCGGCAGCCGAAATCCGCCGCAAAAACCGCCTGAACAACGGCTGA
- a CDS encoding ABC-F family ATP-binding cassette domain-containing protein, which produces MPKMILEATDLRLFFGDREILNTDRLAVYDGERIGLIGENGAGKTTLLRVLSGELAPDEGIVRCRTTAALIRQHGSAGAGEDPETRARFRATKEREGLSGGEMTRNRISSALSARPGLLFADEPTTDLDREGIRVLRGELEGFPGAIILVSHDRALLRALCTRIWYLEDGKIRDFPGGYDDFVREQTRERERAAFEYEQYKAEKKRLKESAQRMTEWASSVKKAPTRMGNSEARLHTHEYTNSVLHLSAMKRTIQNRMDHLEVKEKPRALPEITMKLGVAHPVEARNALEVCCDSLQAGSKTLLSDTTFCLPAGSRTALTGLNGCGKTTLLRVLAGNAEAGVRFAGNVRFNPAVRAGWFDQHHEKTLRMDKTVLENVMEGSSCPEHFARTVMACLGIAGDNVFKPVHLLSGGERVKTALGKLLLADCNLLVLDEPTNHLDLFTLEELEKLLAGYGGTLLYVSHDEEFIRKTSTRIVRFEKEKLVTFEGGWEEMQNAGKRNVSAEERKIAISTLEMRMAALSARMSSPKKGDRPDELQAEYLRLAAEANALKRQA; this is translated from the coding sequence ATGCCTAAGATGATACTGGAAGCGACGGATCTCCGCCTGTTTTTCGGAGACCGTGAAATACTCAATACGGACCGGCTGGCGGTATATGACGGAGAGCGTATCGGCCTGATCGGGGAAAACGGCGCCGGCAAGACCACCCTGCTGCGGGTGCTTTCCGGCGAACTGGCGCCGGATGAGGGAATCGTCCGCTGCCGGACAACCGCGGCGCTGATCCGCCAGCACGGAAGCGCCGGGGCTGGGGAGGACCCGGAAACCCGGGCGCGTTTCCGCGCGACAAAGGAACGGGAAGGCCTGTCCGGCGGCGAGATGACCCGGAACCGGATATCTTCCGCCCTGTCAGCCCGGCCGGGACTGCTGTTTGCGGATGAACCCACCACGGACCTGGACCGGGAAGGAATCCGGGTGCTGCGCGGGGAACTGGAAGGTTTCCCGGGCGCCATCATCCTGGTATCCCATGACCGGGCGCTGCTGCGGGCGCTCTGCACGCGGATCTGGTACCTGGAAGACGGAAAGATCCGGGATTTCCCCGGCGGATATGACGATTTCGTCCGGGAACAGACACGCGAGCGGGAACGGGCGGCGTTTGAGTACGAGCAGTATAAAGCGGAAAAGAAGCGGCTGAAGGAATCCGCGCAGCGGATGACGGAATGGGCTTCATCCGTCAAAAAGGCGCCGACCCGCATGGGCAACAGCGAGGCGCGGCTGCATACGCATGAGTATACCAATTCCGTACTGCACCTGAGCGCGATGAAGCGGACCATCCAGAACCGGATGGACCACCTGGAGGTGAAGGAAAAGCCCCGGGCGCTGCCGGAAATTACAATGAAGCTGGGTGTCGCCCATCCGGTGGAGGCGCGGAACGCGCTGGAAGTCTGCTGCGACAGCCTGCAGGCCGGCAGTAAAACGCTGCTGTCAGATACAACCTTCTGCCTGCCGGCAGGATCCCGTACGGCGCTGACGGGGCTGAACGGCTGCGGGAAAACCACCCTGCTGCGGGTGCTGGCCGGAAACGCGGAGGCGGGCGTCCGGTTTGCCGGAAACGTGCGCTTCAATCCGGCCGTGCGCGCGGGCTGGTTCGACCAGCACCACGAGAAGACGCTGCGGATGGACAAAACTGTGCTGGAGAATGTGATGGAAGGTTCCTCCTGTCCGGAGCACTTTGCCCGGACCGTCATGGCCTGCCTGGGTATCGCCGGGGACAATGTGTTCAAGCCGGTGCACCTGCTGTCCGGCGGGGAACGCGTGAAGACGGCGCTCGGAAAGCTGCTGCTGGCGGACTGCAACCTGCTGGTGTTGGACGAGCCGACCAACCACCTGGACCTGTTTACCCTGGAGGAGCTGGAAAAGCTGCTGGCCGGATACGGCGGCACGCTGCTGTACGTCAGCCATGACGAGGAGTTCATCCGGAAAACGTCCACCCGGATTGTCCGCTTTGAGAAGGAAAAGCTGGTAACGTTCGAGGGCGGCTGGGAGGAAATGCAGAACGCCGGAAAGCGCAACGTTTCGGCGGAGGAACGCAAAATCGCCATCAGCACGCTGGAAATGCGGATGGCGGCCCTGTCCGCCCGGATGTCCAGTCCGAAGAAGGGCGACCGCCCGGATGAACTGCAGGCGGAATACCTGCGCCTGGCCGCGGAAGCGAACGCGCTGAAAAGGCAGGCCTGA